The following is a genomic window from Bacteroidales bacterium.
ACATGGCATTCCGGATATTTCTGCTACCCAGGATGATGGTGACCGCCGTAATATAGGGATGCCGTACAGCAAGGTCAATCATCTTAAAATCGTTACCAGGCAACAGTACATGTGGAACAAACTGGTAGGTTCATGGGACATAGGATATCAGTATAACCACCGGGAAGAATGGAGTAAATTTCACACCCACTACGCAAATCAGGCTCCACCGGAAAATGATCCCGACAGGGAATTACTTTTTTCTTTGCAGACATACAGCTCTTCTATCAAGGTGAAGACCACCACCAGTACAATCTGGGAACACAGTACAGGATGGGATGTACAATACCAGCAAAACCGGATTGACGGCTACTCATTTCTCTTACCCCGGTATGACCGTTTCACGACAGGATGGTACGGATATACCGCCTGGCGGCCTTCAACACGTTTTTTTCTTAACGGGGGAATCCGTTATGATTACGGGTCCATCGATATTTCACCTTACACCGATCCATACCTTACGACCTACCTTCAGGAAATGGGATATAATGACGAATTGATCGCATCCTATAAATGGCGCAGTTATCCTGTAAAACGGAATTTCGGGGATTTCTCCGGATCATTGGGTATGGTATGGAATATCCGGACACACCATCTGTTAAAAGGGAATATCGGGCATAGCTTTCGCCTCCCCGGAGCCAATGAATTGGCATCCAATGGTGTTCACCACGGAACATTCAGGCATGAACAGGGTAATCACACCCTCAATTCCGAAAAAGGATGGCAACTGGACATTTCATATTTGTATGAAGATAAAAACATATCATTATCCGTCAATCCGTTCATAAGCCGGTTCAGTAACTATATTTACCTGAATCCGGCCGGTGAATGGTCGATACTTCCCCACGCAGGGCAAATTTACCGCTATACCGGGGTTAAGGCGGTTTTTGCAGGCGCAGAATGGTCATTCAGTATAGGTATCTTTTCACACCTGAATTATTCTTTCACAGGAGAATATGTATACACCTATAACCTCGACGAACATACAGCACTGAGCTTCTCTCCTCCCCTATCTACGCGCCACACGATTACATTTACGGGAAAAATATTCCGGCTGTATACAGAATGGCAGTATATCGGTTGCCAGAATAGGGTGGCAAAAAACGAAAGTACGACTCCGGGAGCTCATTTATTTAACCTTGGAGGTAGCCTCAACATTCCTCTGGGTAAAACATGCATAGATATACAGCTATCATTACGTAACATGCTTGATACCAAATACTACAATCATTTAAGTTTTTACAGGAAAGTTGAAATCCCGGAACCGGGACGAAACATTCAATTATTGATCAAAATACCATTTAAATTTCAAATAAAATGAAAACAAATATCCTGATAGTGTTTTTTACGGTGATCTTTTCATCCATGCTGCTGATTGCTTGTAACGATGATGATGGAGACACGACTCCACCCGTTATTGACCTTATTGCACCCGGAGAAGGTGCTGCATTTGAAATAGGTGATGAGCACGGAGTTCATCTCGATATGGAATTATCCGACAACGAAATGTTACAGTCTTATCAGGTAGAGATACACAGTAATTTTAATGGACACCAACACAGCACGACTGCAAAATCAGAAGAAGGAACTAAGGCATTCTTCTTCAAAAATTCATGGGATATATCCGGAAAAAAGAATGTCAAAATCCATCACCATGAAATCATTATCCCTGCAAATGCAACCCCCGGTAACTATCACCTGATGGTTTACTGCACTGATGTTGCAGGAAATGAATCATATGTGGCCCGGAATATTGTGTTAAGTTCCGAAGAACAGGCTCACGAACACTCATACCAATGAAGTAACAAATAGGTAAAATATTTCCGGAAAAGCAGGTGCAAAAAGCAAATCTTCGGTAAGAATTAACGATCTGATTAAATGGGCCAAATCAGAATTGTTTTTCTATTCCGTCAACCACCTCTTTACTGATCGGGTTGACGCGGGAAGGATAAAATTCCTGTAAATTCCCCTGTTCGTCTATCAGGTATTTACCGAAATTCCATTTGGGTTCTTTGGTATTCCAGCCGTTTTTCTCTTTATCGGTTAGCCATTGAAAAACGGTGTTCTTATTCTTTCCTTTTACATCCGATTTTTCCATCATCAAAAATGTGACGCCATAATTGCTCTGGCAAAACTGGGCAATGGCCTCATTAGAATCCAATTCCTGATTCCCAAAATTATCCGAGGGAAAACCGATCACTACCAGCTTACCGGCATACTTCTCGGAAAGTACCTGCAAGTCGGCATATTGTTTGGTAAAACCGCATTTAGACGCTGTATTGACAATCAGCACTTTCTTACCTTTAAACTGTGAAAAGTCAATTTCTCGGCCATCCAGTGAAGTAAAATTCAACTGGTAAAAATCCGTTTTTGATTTTTTATCCTGGGCATTACCCATAAATGGTATAATCATCGAAAGAATCAAAAGGACAGATATACAGGGTATTTTCATTTTATTCATTATTACAAAATTTTATTCCAGATTTTTTATATCTACAAATATATAAAAGTTATCATTCCGGGTAACTTATAACAATAATCAAAGGCAAATAAATCGACATTCTATACCAAGATTGAGATCCAGCCAGACAAATAAAAACAGGATTCATTATTTATCGTTCATCATTCATTTTCTATTATTCATTGAAATCATTATTTTTGTTGCTATCAACTTTAAACCAATAATTATTTATGAAATCACCAAAGGTATATCTGGTAATTTTTGCGTCCCTGTTCTGGCTGGGGCTTACCGCACAAACTGTCGATAAAATCACAGATCCTGTTGAATGGGTCAACCCTTTAATGGGAACACAGTCAAAGTTTTCCCTGTCTAACGGGAATACCTACCCTGCCATTGCTGTACCATGGGGGATGAACTTCTGGATGCCGCAGACCGGCAATATGGGTAACGGATGGGCTTATACCTATGATGCGGATAAAATCCGTGGCTTCAAACAAACCCACCAGCCCAGCCCATGGATCAATGACTATGGCCAATTTGCCATCATGCCGGTTACCGGGAAACCCATGTTTGATGAAAATGAACGGGCCAGCTGGTTTTCACACAAGGCCGAAATCGTCAAGCCATATTATTACAGTGTATATCTGGCTGACCACGATGTAGTAACGGAGATTGCACCCACTGAAAGGGCCGCCCTGTTCCGGTTCACATTCCCCGAAAACGAACATTCATATGTCACTATCGATGCTTTTGATAAAGGATCATATGTCAAGATCATCCCTTCCGAAAACAAAATCATCGGATACACCACCAAGAACAGCGGCGGTGTACCTGAAAATTTCAAAAACTACTTTGTAGTGGTTTTCGACAAACCTTTTACCTACCGGTCTGTCTTCGGCAATAAAGAACTAAAGGACGGACAACTTGAAGAACAGGCCGACCACACAGGTGCCATTATTGGTTTTAGAACAAAAAAAGGGGAAAAAGTACATGCCCGCGTAGCATCATCGTTCATCAGCCATGAACAGGCCGAACTGAACCTGAAAGAGTTGGGGGCCGATTCGTTCGATCAGGTCAAGTCAAAAGCCAAGGCAGCCTGGAACAAAATACTGGGAAGTATTGTTGTCGAGGGAGGAACAGTCGACCAGACCCGCACCTTTTATTCCTGTTTCTATCGTTCGGTGCTGTTTCCCCGTATGCTGTATGAGATCGATGCACAGGGAAAAGTCATGCACTACAGTCCGTACAACGGAAAAGTACTTCCGGGATACATGTTTACCGATACCGGATTCTGGGATACCTTCCGTTGCTTATTTCCCTTCCTGAACCTGGTTTACCCTTCCATGAATACAAAGATGCAGGAAGGATTGCTGAATACATATCTGGAAAGCGGATTCCTCCCTGAATGGGCCAGTCCGGGACATCGGGGATGTATGGTCGGAAATAACTCCGCTTCGGTGGTAGCTGACGCCTACCTGAAAGGATTGCGTGGATATGACATCGAAAAGTTGTTCGAAGGATTAGTCCATGGCGCCAACAATGTACATCCCAAAGTATCTTCGACCGGCCGCCTGGGACATGAATATTATAACAGGCTGGGATATGTACCCTATAATGTAAAAATCAATGAGAGCGCAGCACGTACACTGGAATATGCCTATGATGACTGGTGTATTTATCAATTAGGTAAAAAACTGAACCGGCCTGCATCAGAAATCGAAGTATTTGCCCAACGCAGTCAAAACTACCGCAACCTGTTCGACAAAGAAACCAATTTAATGCGTGGAAAAAACGAAGACGGTACCTTCCAGTCACCGTTCAATCCGTTAAAATGGGGTGATGCCTTCACCGAAGGTAACAGCTGGCATTATA
Proteins encoded in this region:
- a CDS encoding GH92 family glycosyl hydrolase produces the protein MKSPKVYLVIFASLFWLGLTAQTVDKITDPVEWVNPLMGTQSKFSLSNGNTYPAIAVPWGMNFWMPQTGNMGNGWAYTYDADKIRGFKQTHQPSPWINDYGQFAIMPVTGKPMFDENERASWFSHKAEIVKPYYYSVYLADHDVVTEIAPTERAALFRFTFPENEHSYVTIDAFDKGSYVKIIPSENKIIGYTTKNSGGVPENFKNYFVVVFDKPFTYRSVFGNKELKDGQLEEQADHTGAIIGFRTKKGEKVHARVASSFISHEQAELNLKELGADSFDQVKSKAKAAWNKILGSIVVEGGTVDQTRTFYSCFYRSVLFPRMLYEIDAQGKVMHYSPYNGKVLPGYMFTDTGFWDTFRCLFPFLNLVYPSMNTKMQEGLLNTYLESGFLPEWASPGHRGCMVGNNSASVVADAYLKGLRGYDIEKLFEGLVHGANNVHPKVSSTGRLGHEYYNRLGYVPYNVKINESAARTLEYAYDDWCIYQLGKKLNRPASEIEVFAQRSQNYRNLFDKETNLMRGKNEDGTFQSPFNPLKWGDAFTEGNSWHYTWSVFHDVQGLIDLMGGQQTFNRMLDSVFNVPPLFDESYYGAVIHEIREMQIMNMGNYAHGNQPIQHMIYLYNYSGEPWKAQYWLREVMDRLYWPTPDGYCGDEDNGQTSAWYVFSALGFYPVCPGSDEYVMGSPLFKKATINLENGKKIVIDAPKNNAETRYIKGVKYNGKAYTKNWLSYESLIKGAEINFDMSVSPNKQRGIKKDDFPYSFSNEKK
- a CDS encoding TonB-dependent receptor; protein product: MVPMILVKAQDTDSIATIELESVTVNSVSYEMAGKRNSAIPVEVAGKDFLNRHFTGNLIQALEYIPGVRSMDIGSGVSKPMIRGMGFNRISVTENGIKQEGQQWGSDHGLEMDAFNIEQVTIRKGPSSLIYGSDAMGGVIEITQITPPSNNQVFGEVALLGKSVNSTLGGSLLLGIKKNAWYTKMRYSQQHFGDYKIPTDTIVYLTQKIPIYDRILKNTAGFERNIHLYSEYRKGKYFAHYIISDNYQKTGFFPGAHGIPDISATQDDGDRRNIGMPYSKVNHLKIVTRQQYMWNKLVGSWDIGYQYNHREEWSKFHTHYANQAPPENDPDRELLFSLQTYSSSIKVKTTTSTIWEHSTGWDVQYQQNRIDGYSFLLPRYDRFTTGWYGYTAWRPSTRFFLNGGIRYDYGSIDISPYTDPYLTTYLQEMGYNDELIASYKWRSYPVKRNFGDFSGSLGMVWNIRTHHLLKGNIGHSFRLPGANELASNGVHHGTFRHEQGNHTLNSEKGWQLDISYLYEDKNISLSVNPFISRFSNYIYLNPAGEWSILPHAGQIYRYTGVKAVFAGAEWSFSIGIFSHLNYSFTGEYVYTYNLDEHTALSFSPPLSTRHTITFTGKIFRLYTEWQYIGCQNRVAKNESTTPGAHLFNLGGSLNIPLGKTCIDIQLSLRNMLDTKYYNHLSFYRKVEIPEPGRNIQLLIKIPFKFQIK
- a CDS encoding glutathione peroxidase, producing the protein MNKMKIPCISVLLILSMIIPFMGNAQDKKSKTDFYQLNFTSLDGREIDFSQFKGKKVLIVNTASKCGFTKQYADLQVLSEKYAGKLVVIGFPSDNFGNQELDSNEAIAQFCQSNYGVTFLMMEKSDVKGKNKNTVFQWLTDKEKNGWNTKEPKWNFGKYLIDEQGNLQEFYPSRVNPISKEVVDGIEKQF
- a CDS encoding DUF4625 domain-containing protein; the protein is MKTNILIVFFTVIFSSMLLIACNDDDGDTTPPVIDLIAPGEGAAFEIGDEHGVHLDMELSDNEMLQSYQVEIHSNFNGHQHSTTAKSEEGTKAFFFKNSWDISGKKNVKIHHHEIIIPANATPGNYHLMVYCTDVAGNESYVARNIVLSSEEQAHEHSYQ